One segment of Triticum aestivum cultivar Chinese Spring chromosome 2A, IWGSC CS RefSeq v2.1, whole genome shotgun sequence DNA contains the following:
- the LOC123185856 gene encoding uncharacterized protein isoform X2: MAGRSPSPSQAGATPNRLKRKAPASSAVPSSSTSLGADQAADEEDIEELEREVADLGRRILEHRRDAAARFIDATVSRLVALRPPACLVGMRASGLSPKFQLKHNLPLEPRTPKLNKILLKS, translated from the exons ATGGCGGGGCGCTCGCCGTCGCCGAGCCAAGCCGGAGCAACGCCCAACCGCCTAAAGCGCAAGGCCCCTGCATCTTCCGCCGtcccctcctcctccacctccttaggGGCGGACCAGGCGGCGGACGAGGAGGACATTGAGGAGCTGGAGAGGGAGGTGGCCGATCTGGGCCGCCGGATACTCGAGCACCGCCGTGACGCCGCCGCCCGCTTCATCGACGCGACAGTATCGCGCCTCGTCGCCCTCCGCCCGCCCGCCTGCCTCGTCGGTATGCGCGCTTCCGGCCTCTCTCCG AAGTTCCAGTTGAAGCACAACCTGCCGTTGGAACCTCGCACGCCGAAGCTGAACAAAATATTACTGAAAAGCTAA
- the LOC123185856 gene encoding uncharacterized protein isoform X1: protein MAGRSPSPSQAGATPNRLKRKAPASSAVPSSSTSLGADQAADEEDIEELEREVADLGRRILEHRRDAAARFIDATVSRLVALRPPACLVEVPVEAQPAVGTSHAEAEQNITEKLKLFKSKTEANIAAMPKVLERMNECVARMEKVEQLNLNIHPVFQRRR, encoded by the exons ATGGCGGGGCGCTCGCCGTCGCCGAGCCAAGCCGGAGCAACGCCCAACCGCCTAAAGCGCAAGGCCCCTGCATCTTCCGCCGtcccctcctcctccacctccttaggGGCGGACCAGGCGGCGGACGAGGAGGACATTGAGGAGCTGGAGAGGGAGGTGGCCGATCTGGGCCGCCGGATACTCGAGCACCGCCGTGACGCCGCCGCCCGCTTCATCGACGCGACAGTATCGCGCCTCGTCGCCCTCCGCCCGCCCGCCTGCCTCGTCG AAGTTCCAGTTGAAGCACAACCTGCCGTTGGAACCTCGCACGCCGAAGCTGAACAAAATATTACTGAAAAGCTAAAGTTGTTCAAGTCCAAGACCGAGGCAAATATCGCGGCGATGCCTAAGGTGCTTGAGAGAATGAATGAATGTGTTGCTCGTATGGAGAAGGTGGAGCAGTTGAATTTGAACATACATCCTGTTTTCCAAAGAAGGCGGTAG